The following proteins are encoded in a genomic region of Oryza brachyantha chromosome 11, ObraRS2, whole genome shotgun sequence:
- the LOC102706696 gene encoding CASP-like protein 4D1: MASSSRTALLSAVLALRLLTLALLAASLAVIAADKFAVDDDHKFTFKDVYAYRYVLAVAVVGCVYTLIQIPFAAVGIARRKGMIGGSEDVALFLVCADVVFTLLVATGAAAGLGFTYDMKRLLGGSNLHGELARFLNLAFVSAGLMLLAAAAMALVVMLSVYSLVR, from the exons ATGGCGTCGTCCTCCAGGACGGCTCTGCTGTCCGCCGTGCTGGCCCTCCGCCTCCTCACGCTGGCCCTCCTCGCGGCGTCGCtcgccgtcatcgccgccgacaagttcgccgtcgacgacgaccacaAGTTCACCTTCAAGGACGTCTACGCCTACAG GTACGTCCTTGCAGTCGCCGTCGTTGGGTGCGTCTACACCCTGATACAGATcccgttcgccgccgtcggcatCGCCAGGAGGAAGGGGATGATCGGAGGCAGCGAGGACGTGGCACTCTTCCTCGTCTGCGCTGACGTG GTGTTCACGTTGCTGGTGgcgacgggggcggcggccggcctgGGCTTCACCTACGACATGAAGCGCTTGCTCGGCGGCTCGAATCTGCACGGGGAGCTGGCCAGGTTCCTCAACCTGGCCTTCGTCTCCGCCGGGCTCatgctgctcgccgccgccgccatggcgctcGTCGTAATGCTCTCCGTCTACTCGCTCGTccggtga